A genomic region of Pseudomonadota bacterium contains the following coding sequences:
- a CDS encoding DUF4870 domain-containing protein has product MTDHESSSGTSLDSSSPDALERQANQWGMFIHFGILAGFVVPFAGLVVPIVLWQMKKDELPRVDAHGKVVVNWMLSSLIYGLVCGVLTLILIGALGFLALGIATVIFAIVGGIKANDGEIWEYPASIRFLK; this is encoded by the coding sequence ATGACGGATCATGAGTCCAGCTCAGGCACCTCTTTAGATTCTTCTTCACCCGACGCGCTCGAGCGCCAGGCCAACCAGTGGGGGATGTTTATCCACTTCGGCATTCTGGCCGGCTTTGTTGTTCCGTTTGCTGGCCTGGTTGTGCCGATCGTCTTGTGGCAAATGAAAAAGGACGAACTGCCGCGCGTTGATGCCCACGGCAAGGTGGTGGTGAACTGGATGCTCAGCAGCCTGATTTACGGCCTGGTCTGCGGGGTGCTGACGCTGATTCTGATTGGCGCGCTCGGCTTCCTCGCGCTGGGAATCGCCACCGTGATCTTTGCCATCGTCGGGGGAATCAAAGCCAACGACGGGGAGATCTGGGAATACCCGGCCTCTATTCGTTTCCTGAAGTAA
- a CDS encoding NADPH-dependent 2,4-dienoyl-CoA reductase, with product MSTAPYPHLLSPLDLGFTQLRNRVLMGSMHTGLEDRRHNYGRLAAYFAERAEGGVGLMVTGGIAPSIRGWLAPLASSLVSGFQVGPHRQVTRAVHAADGKICMQILHAGRYGYHPFIVGPSNVKSPITPFKPKALTSRQVEKEIQKFVRCARLAREAGYDGVEIMGSEGYLLNEFSTPHVNQRSDQWGGSPENRRRLAVEIVERTREALGDDFILIFRLSLLDLIEKGCDWSEIAAQARAVEAAGATLINSGIGWHEARIPTIATMVPRAAFAGVTEKLRSEVNVPVIATNRINTPEVAEQILATGQADMVSMARPLLADSHFVSKAAADKAHTINTCIACNQACLDHTFKNQRASCLVNPRACHELDLKISAAGRPKRVAVVGAGPAGLACAATAAERGHEVVLFEASEAIGGQFNMARQIPGKEEFSETLRYFRHRLRDAGVKLRTGQRATAEQLVGSEYDEVVLATGVLPRTPDIPGLDHPSVLSYLDVLSAHVPVGKRVAIIGAGGIGFDVAEYLLHEDPAEAGTPEHFFRSWGIDPTFETRGSVAGLERGLEEAPREIWLLQRRTSKPGATLGKTTGWIHRRNLADHGVKMLNGVSYRRVSDEGLEISIGEGKPQTLAVDNVVVCAGQLPRRDLQTALEAGGVNAHLIGGASKAAELDAKRAIKEGTLLAASF from the coding sequence GTGAGCACCGCCCCATACCCCCATTTGTTGAGTCCGCTGGACCTGGGCTTTACCCAGCTAAGAAACCGCGTGCTGATGGGTTCGATGCACACCGGACTTGAGGACCGGCGCCACAACTACGGTCGGCTCGCCGCTTACTTTGCTGAACGCGCTGAAGGGGGCGTCGGGCTGATGGTGACCGGCGGGATTGCGCCCAGCATCCGCGGCTGGCTGGCCCCGCTGGCCTCGAGCCTGGTTTCCGGATTTCAGGTTGGCCCGCATCGGCAGGTGACCCGAGCCGTTCACGCCGCGGACGGCAAGATCTGCATGCAGATCCTGCACGCCGGCCGGTATGGGTACCACCCGTTTATTGTCGGCCCGAGCAACGTCAAATCGCCGATTACCCCGTTTAAACCGAAAGCACTCACGTCGCGGCAGGTCGAGAAAGAGATCCAGAAGTTTGTCCGCTGCGCGCGCCTGGCTCGCGAGGCTGGCTATGACGGCGTGGAGATTATGGGTTCCGAGGGTTACCTGCTGAATGAGTTCAGCACGCCTCATGTGAATCAACGCAGCGACCAGTGGGGCGGCAGCCCGGAAAACCGCCGCCGGCTGGCGGTGGAGATCGTGGAGCGGACCCGCGAGGCGTTGGGTGATGACTTCATCCTCATCTTTAGACTGTCGCTGCTCGACCTCATCGAGAAGGGCTGCGACTGGTCGGAAATTGCGGCGCAGGCCAGAGCGGTCGAGGCGGCGGGCGCCACCCTGATCAATAGCGGTATCGGCTGGCACGAGGCCAGGATCCCAACCATCGCCACCATGGTGCCCCGCGCCGCTTTTGCCGGCGTTACCGAGAAGCTCCGCAGTGAGGTCAACGTACCGGTGATCGCCACGAATCGGATCAATACCCCAGAGGTGGCTGAACAGATCCTCGCTACGGGTCAGGCGGACATGGTGTCGATGGCCCGGCCGCTGCTCGCGGACTCCCACTTTGTCAGCAAGGCGGCGGCGGACAAGGCGCATACCATCAACACCTGTATCGCCTGTAACCAGGCCTGCTTGGATCACACGTTCAAAAACCAGCGCGCGAGCTGCCTGGTGAATCCTCGCGCCTGTCACGAGCTTGATCTCAAGATCTCCGCGGCCGGGAGGCCGAAACGCGTTGCGGTGGTAGGCGCGGGCCCGGCCGGGCTGGCCTGCGCGGCGACGGCCGCTGAGCGCGGGCACGAAGTGGTCCTGTTCGAGGCCTCGGAGGCGATCGGCGGCCAGTTCAACATGGCGCGCCAGATTCCCGGCAAAGAGGAGTTTTCCGAGACGCTGCGATATTTTCGGCACCGTCTTCGCGATGCTGGCGTCAAGCTGCGAACCGGCCAGCGCGCAACCGCTGAGCAGCTGGTCGGCAGCGAATACGATGAGGTGGTGCTCGCTACCGGCGTGCTGCCGCGGACCCCGGACATCCCGGGTCTCGACCATCCGAGCGTCCTGTCTTATCTGGACGTGCTGTCGGCCCATGTGCCGGTCGGCAAGCGGGTGGCCATCATCGGTGCGGGCGGTATCGGCTTTGACGTGGCGGAGTATCTGCTTCACGAAGATCCAGCTGAGGCGGGTACGCCTGAGCATTTCTTTCGAAGCTGGGGCATCGATCCAACCTTCGAAACTCGCGGCTCAGTGGCGGGTCTTGAGCGAGGGCTTGAGGAAGCTCCGCGCGAGATCTGGTTGCTGCAGCGTCGGACCAGCAAACCGGGCGCCACGTTGGGGAAAACGACCGGCTGGATCCATCGTCGAAATCTGGCGGACCACGGTGTCAAGATGCTGAACGGCGTCAGCTACCGGCGCGTTTCCGACGAGGGGCTGGAGATTTCCATCGGCGAAGGTAAGCCGCAGACACTGGCGGTCGACAACGTTGTGGTCTGCGCCGGTCAGCTGCCGCGTCGCGATCTGCAGACCGCGCTGGAGGCCGGCGGCGTGAATGCTCATTTGATTGGTGGGGCCAGCAAGGCCGCTGAGCTGGACGCCAAACGGGCGATCAAAGAGGGGACGCTGCTCGCCGCATCCTTCTGA